A single region of the Pirellulaceae bacterium genome encodes:
- a CDS encoding BBP7 family outer membrane beta-barrel protein, with protein MNVLQRSIKKSRIGIVVIGTLLASIGNQQPELFGQCLNCPSSVPIPEIAQGWNLYWHNPCQCANENCFPSTCSTAMTPTVYAMAELLPLYRDESGNIVFQQDGPAGNLNVLTSGGFNSDFNAGGRFLLGASLGDYYRLEGSFLGAYQWGDTQTVRNQDANALGGTGNLYSPFSDFGNSPAIERVDYNDLASIDFSSNMSNFELNLRRRVQLLADQNFHRDSLFNQGDPLLFNRRAEASFLIGIRYMTIDETFGYHTESTTTNISSVDVDVTTTNTMLGAQVGFLSQFLILPKTWIDFDVKGVLFQNAIEVTSSYANTDPPGTTFNGSDDHNRTAFLGELSLTYNHQVSRALTFRAGYSAIWVTQVALATRNFTDNLYLAEKGPVEARNDGDVVYHGPSLGLVLAF; from the coding sequence ATGAACGTCTTACAACGAAGCATCAAAAAGAGCCGTATTGGCATCGTTGTCATCGGGACTTTGTTGGCATCCATCGGAAACCAGCAGCCTGAACTCTTTGGCCAATGCTTGAATTGTCCAAGCTCGGTACCAATCCCAGAGATCGCCCAGGGCTGGAATCTATATTGGCACAACCCCTGTCAATGTGCCAACGAAAACTGCTTTCCGTCCACCTGCTCAACCGCCATGACACCTACGGTGTATGCGATGGCCGAACTTCTTCCCTTATATCGGGACGAATCGGGAAACATCGTTTTTCAGCAGGACGGACCCGCTGGCAACTTAAACGTGTTGACTTCAGGGGGATTCAATTCAGATTTCAATGCAGGCGGTCGCTTCTTGCTCGGTGCTTCCTTGGGTGATTACTATCGGCTGGAGGGTTCCTTCCTGGGAGCGTACCAATGGGGGGATACCCAAACGGTGCGTAATCAAGATGCGAATGCCCTTGGCGGCACCGGAAACTTGTATTCGCCCTTCAGTGACTTCGGTAATTCGCCCGCTATTGAGCGGGTCGACTACAACGATCTCGCCTCAATCGATTTTTCGTCCAACATGTCGAATTTCGAACTCAATTTGCGTCGTCGAGTTCAATTGCTTGCCGACCAAAATTTCCACCGTGATTCACTCTTCAATCAGGGCGACCCCCTGTTGTTCAATCGCCGTGCCGAAGCATCGTTTCTGATTGGCATTCGTTATATGACCATTGATGAGACATTTGGCTATCACACCGAGTCGACGACCACCAATATATCAAGTGTCGATGTCGATGTGACCACAACGAACACGATGCTCGGTGCGCAAGTCGGATTCCTTTCGCAGTTCCTGATTCTGCCGAAAACCTGGATCGATTTTGATGTAAAAGGCGTGCTGTTTCAGAACGCAATAGAAGTCACATCCAGCTACGCCAACACCGACCCGCCGGGTACCACTTTCAATGGATCCGATGACCACAATCGAACGGCGTTCCTCGGCGAACTATCCCTGACGTACAATCATCAGGTGAGCAGGGCATTAACGTTCCGCGCCGGCTACTCCGCGATTTGGGTAACCCAAGTAGCCTTAGCAACGCGAAACTTCACCGACAATCTCTACCTTGCCGAAAAAGGTCCGGTGGAAGCCAGAAACGATGGCGACGTGGTCTACCACGGACCAAGTCTCGGCCTTGTGCTCGCTTTCTAG
- a CDS encoding alpha/beta hydrolase, translating to MTARVGYRSTDMAQWPAQLDDVQAALRWLATHAQAYGIDPERMAVTGESAGWHLSLMVAVLPQDEQNRFRVRAIGKLFGLTDFTQLKISSRIAHRWSH from the coding sequence GTGACTGCCAGGGTTGGCTATCGATCGACTGACATGGCCCAATGGCCCGCGCAGCTTGATGATGTGCAGGCCGCCTTGCGGTGGCTAGCGACGCACGCCCAAGCCTACGGCATCGATCCTGAAAGAATGGCCGTGACGGGAGAGTCTGCCGGCTGGCACTTGTCGCTGATGGTGGCCGTGTTGCCACAGGATGAGCAAAATCGATTCCGCGTCCGTGCCATAGGAAAACTTTTTGGCCTCACCGATTTCACACAGCTTAAAATATCATCCAGGATCGCGCATCGATGGAGTCATTGA
- a CDS encoding prolyl oligopeptidase family serine peptidase: MESLIGGRFEENEQQRKHASPVTHVDPPVFTLRGREDTLVPPVHAKTLNEQLKAAQIPNRLNLLDHTGHTLGVHREKSLRTMSKFFDVYLKGTELLLVAFEDFDSSASCWQLTDDTA; encoded by the coding sequence ATGGAGTCATTGATTGGGGGACGGTTCGAGGAGAACGAGCAACAGCGAAAGCATGCGTCGCCAGTGACTCATGTGGATCCTCCGGTGTTCACATTGCGTGGTAGAGAGGATACGCTCGTCCCGCCTGTTCATGCGAAAACGTTGAATGAACAGCTGAAGGCTGCCCAGATTCCTAATCGACTCAATCTACTTGATCACACCGGACACACTCTCGGTGTCCATCGGGAAAAGTCACTTCGGACAATGTCCAAATTCTTTGACGTTTATTTGAAAGGCACCGAATTGCTGCTCGTGGCATTTGAGGATTTTGACTCTTCCGCGAGTTGCTGGCAGCTAACGGATGATACGGCGTAG